AGAAAAGGTACCTGGGGGATGACCCACGAGGGCTACCATGCCAATGAAAGTGGCAGCCCGGGCGGCTGGCAGAGAACCAGCCTGGGATGGTGCTCTGTGTGGGGGGCGTGGAAGGTGCCCACAGAGCTCTCCGGCCTTGAGTCAGTGGTGACACGCTGCAGAGGATTTATGCTGAAGATGATCATGGGGGCTGTAGGGACAAAGTGACTCGCTGGCCAACCCCAACAGAGCAGGCGTCACCCCAGCCAGGAAACAAATGGAATCAAACTTGAGGGTCTGTGGCTGCAGGAAGGACTGAGTGGGGCAACGGTGCCCAGCCAGTAGCTTCAGGCTGATCGGGGACAGGAGCAGGACGTCTGGGGACTAGCGTCTAGGGGCTGGTGGCAGGACACTAAAAATCAGAATGAAGTTCCATCCCCTCAACCCCCACCATGAAGTTCTGTGAGCCCCAGGGCCTGGTCATCCACTCAGCAGGCAAATGTGAAAGGTTGATTATCCGACAGAGGCTGCCGAAATGATGGGATCTGACAGAGCTTATTggattaagtgtgtgtgtgtgtgtgtgtgtgtgtgtgtgtgtttctgtgcaaGTTCATGAAAAAGCTCACAtctgtttttggaaaataaaaaagtgacatTTTCCCAGCACATGTCTGATTCTAGCATGAGAAAACTGGCCACCCAGCATATGCAATCAAATGAGTGATTAATATCTTCAGTGTATAAAATGAGcttacaaagagaaaagaaataaaaataaatgacttccCAAAAAGCATCCAAAAAGCACCGACAAGCAATTTCACATGACAGCAGTCAAAATATAAATGActaacagaaatatgaaaaaattcaaatagtaaagaaatacacaatttaaaaacGAGAAGGCTGTGGGCAAGTGCCCAGCTGGCAAAACACTGCAGGACTGAAATACAGTGAACCTGACAGACAAGGAAAGTGCCAAGAGAAatgtcctcacatcagaaccagaaccTATGAATCAACAAAATACAGCCTTGTCTTAGTCACTAAGGGCTGTTGCCTTTAAAGCAACGACCTGCCTGTTGGTAGGCTGTTCTGAGAGTCCTCTCTGGTTCAAAGCATTGTTAGAACTCATTGTAGATATCTCCTGAGCCTGCGGCACATTCTTTTGAATATGATGGTATATCTTTATTGACAGATTTGTCTTGTGCAAAGAACCAAAATTAATTTAAAGCCAAGCCTGGTTATACTGTTTGTGATCAGAGAGAGGTTTTCTCGTAAATCTGCTCTGGAGGCAATGACAGGAGGTGTTCCAGAACCATGCGGCAGCTCACGGAAATATTTTCAACTGCCTGTGAGAAGGCTCAAACCTGGACATCTCTCATCTGTCCTGTGCTAAAGGCCCCCACCTGCCTTGTCCACAGTCTTCTTTCCCCTAAGCCtttgatattttgaaatatagaCTTGATCATGTCATCCCTGTTCCCGGCCACCTTTGGATAagaaggaaaaagctctttcaTCCTCCAgtgttttgcttatttgttctGGTTCCTCTCTCTCCAGGATCTTCTGATACCACGTGTCTCTCAGCCTTTCAGCTCTGGCCACACAGCCTTCTGGAAAATCCTCAGGATGTCAGGCCAGCCTGTCACTGTCTGTCCATTCCATTCTCTCCCCGCCCCTTTTAGCCACCTAAGCCCTCCTCATGCTACAGATTTCAGCCCTATAGTCAAGCGCTCCTTCCCAGCAAGCCTTGTCTTCCCTTCCTGCCCAGAATCACCCTTCTCCACAGTGTATGTTTTCAAGGCATCACCCACATCCTCTTCAATTATCCAGTTTGGGATTTTTTATGCAGTTATCTGATTAACGGCTCATTCCCCACGGAGAGCAGAATCCTGAAGGAACCAAGAACCCAGACTGTTTTATTTACTATGTTGCATAAAGTCCAGCATATGGGAAATTCTCAGCGAAACACTGGCGGATGAAAGAGACATGCTGTTTGACATGCTTGTGCAGTAGGTGTGCTGCAAGAGGGTCACGATAACCCCTGACCCCTCCACGCACTTGCCACTTTCCTGGCAGGAGATGAGCCTATTTCCCTCCCCCTTGATATGTCGCTGGCCTCCTGACCTGCTTGCACTGCAGGATGACGCAGCAGTGACActgggccaggcctgggcctcCCTCTGGTAGCCTCTGCCCTGTCTGCCTTAGAGGGAACCGCCATGCTGTGAGAAAGCTGGTCTAGATACCGGGAGAAGACAGGCTGCCAGCCCCGAGAGCCAGCCCCGACGGTGGGACAGACGGTGCCCCACGCATCCCCGACCCACAGAATCACAAGCCATAGGATGGTCGTTGCTGAAGATGGTTTGTGTACAGCAAAAGGATCTgaaaaactgggctcctgtattagAATTACAATGGCTTTGGGATTCTCTCCACACAATGATCTCCTAAGAGGTCAACTTTTCTCATAAGAATCAGGGGCCTGACCCCTTTGGACCTGCAGCAAAGTGACACTGGCTCTGGATATCTTGGGCATCCACGAGAGGGTCCTCAGATGGCATTTATATGTCATCATGTGTCCCTGCCCTTTTTCTTTGCTGTATTTCACTTATCACCATCTGAAACTTTGCTATGTATTTAATTGTGCAGGTTTTCAGCTCCATCAAGGCAGGGAATTTTTTGCCTTTATCTCCGTGATTCTCTGTCTGTGTGGCACATATGCTCAATGACATTTTgccaaatgagtgaatgaatgaatgactctgCCTCGCTGCTTCCACCCAATAAGCCCCTTGGCCAGCTGTGCCTTTAACCTCCCATGTCAAGGCACATTCTCCCTCCTTACCACTGTGCTGCctgttgccttttttattttaccataattCTCAAATATTCTATATCTACCTGAGCCACAGATCAGCTCAATGCTGCCTCCCCTGACTCAGAGATAACAGCAATGGCGAGGTCCAATAATAATgcctattttgtatttaaatcagAGAAAGGGGCCAGAGTTCAGCCATATAACTATGCGTTCAGTACGTGGTGCCCCCTTCATCCCTTTCTTTCTAATGCTCTCTTTCAGGTCTTGAATGCATCTGCCCCTCACTGTAACACCCTTACGGTGACATATGCCAGTAATGGTCAGCAAGTTACATGAATTCTGAACACCTATTGCCATTTACTCTGTGTTAGGTACTATGCTAGGCAACTGACTTGTATGCATCCCCTATTTTATGGAAAGAAAGCCTAGGTTTCAATCTCCAGCCAACCCTTCCTCCACCCAACATACTGACTCTGGGACTCTAGGCAAAGACGATGGACAGTTTAGGGCTGGACTTCCACCCTTCCTTCTCTCATGTGTTGAAGGTCAACACTGTCGTATTTTCCCCATTCATCTCCATGATCAAaccttggtttttaaaaacattcactCCAGGATATCAACATCTCTGCTAACAGCCTCCAAAGGGAGTTCCCTTCCCCAAAGGGATTCGGAATTTCAACTAAACAGGTAggatgcaaaaagaaaagaagactatAAAGACCTCGATTTGAGAGCAGGCAAGCCAGATTCCTATGTGCAGTCACACTGTTCCGGCCAGAAGCGAGCCAGGCCAGCTTTGGTGGGAGGAGATGGGGGGTTGGGCAGCATGGAGGCAGTGAGGAGACAACGTCCTCGCACAGTGTAGGGGAGAATACTCCCTAGTCTGGTTATCCTGGGCCTGCTCCTACACACTGGGGTGCTTCCTGGGCCAGTTCCTACACATGGGGTGCTTCCTGGGCCCGTTCCTACACACTGGGGTGCTTCACTTCTCAGCGTGGTGTACCACTGGCCGCCCTGGTTTGGTTTCCAGTCCCACTGTTCTCTGACAGCCTCGTGCAGACTGATAACCTCTTTTTCCCAAGAGAGCATTTGTCATATTTAAGAGCTCATGTCCCTTGTGCATGATAATATAatggcatatttatttttctgttcacaTTTTGCATGAAAATGTACTTAAGATAGTTTCTACAATCAAATAACTTCTCACTGACAGCCCAGCAGTAGTACAGTCTTCATATTTCTGCTCAGTCAACAGTGATACTTCTAGAAGCTTCCACAGTGACCTCCAGGCAGAGTTACCTGTTAGATTTCTCAGCACTTGTATTACTGCCTTGAGGACCAGTCTCGGAGACTTGTGATAATTTTTCCTAATTTGTCTCCTTAACTAGATTGTGAGGCCCTTGAAGGCATGGAATgtgtttatttatctttttttttttctttctaattcagTGCCTGGTACTTACTACACAGTTAATAAATCCTGGAAGAAACAGTCTGACTTGTCTGGCATTAGGAAGAAACTGTGGACCACAGACATGGTTGGTTTACCTTACCCACCTGAGCCGCCTGGTTAGATGCTGTGAACGATGAATTTTCCTTGTTCTTCCTGTCGCACCTCATTCGTGGGATTTAAAGGGAGCCCAGTGACTGTGGGTGCTCCATCCTACCACACTCCCCGTCTCCATAGTGTCTTCACTCAACATGACTGGCTCCCCAAGGGAGCAGGTCCAAGAAAGAGGCTGTGATTAGACCCGAGTTCCCTTCCCCCAGCAGAGCTCAGTAGCCAGCCCTGGTGCTCCTTCCCTGCATGGCTCAGTCACCACCTGAAGTCCCAGCCATTCACCCAAGATTTTCCCACCTCTGACCCTATATGACTAGTTTACGTCCCTCACAAATACCCCTCTTTCCTGTGGTCCCTAGATGGTCAGTCATCAAAAACACTCCCTGTTGCCCTCCACCTCTGAGCTGCGGAGAGCACACGTGCAACCTTCTCCACTGGTCCTACGTTAAATTTATGGCCCTGAGTCTCAAACATGTCCTCAGGACTTAGTGGTAACTCAACTCTATTTCCATAATCTATTTACTCTCCCACCCAGAAGATTAATGTGTCACATCTTCTGCTCTCCAACCACCAGCATTTCCTATTCCTTCCTCACTCTTCGCTTGTGATCTTgcttcttatttcactgaggccATAAATATAGCTTAGAGATCATTGTCCTGCCGCTTCCCAATCCTCCACTTGGGGATCAAATCCCATGTCATCCCTTGTCTATACTGTCCTCATCCCTCCAATCCATCATTCCCATCAGAATACAAACAGGATATCCTATCTTCTACTTCTCTAGATCCTTCCAGCCACACTCCATTCCCTATTCCATTGTCTAGCAACACCTTTGCAAAGAGCTGTCTATTTCACCGTTGCTACTTCTTGGGGTTCATTGTCTCTATAATACACATGACCAGGCTTTTTTCTCCATCCTGAAACTATTATCTTCAAAGGACTTCCTCACATCACCAAGGACGTCCATGTGTCCAAGTCCAGTGCTGATTCCCAGTCCCCCTCTGACTCGGCGGAGCAGCTGCATGTTCTACAGCCGATGGCTGTTGCCCTGCCTTTTCCAAACATTCCCATTTGGCTTCGAGGATACCACGctctcctggttttcctcctgcctctctggCCACGCCTTCTGGTTggttctcctctttctcctgcctctaAAACATCAGAATGTCCCAAGGCTCGGTCCTGATCTGTcttttctctccatcctttcTCTTTTGTAGATCCTTCCATTTCTGTGGCTTTAGGTATGCTGATGTGTCCCAAGTTTATACGATAGCCCGGCTTCCCATTTTGGCTCCATATCAATACGTCTAACTGCCTACTTGGCATCTCTATGTAGGTGTCTACTACACACCTCTCAACATGGgctatacaaaataaacacacttaCTTCACACTCCCAGCCCTATAATCCTCTAGTTTTCCCAATCGCAGTAAAATGCACTACAACTTATCCAGTTGTTTAGGCCCCAAACCCAGAACTTATCTTTAGTTCTGCTCTTTTCCTTACACCCTATGTCCAAACTTGTCAGCTCTACCTTTGAAATACGTGCTGAATGTGGTCACTTCTTACCACCTCCACCTGGCTCACTCGAGTGCAAGGTGTCAGACCGTTCTGTCCTTGACTTCTCTAATAGCCTCCCAACTGGTCCCCCAGCTTCTATTCTGGCCTCCAAATAGCCCAGCCTCCACCCAGTAACAAGAATGATCCTTTGAAAATATAGGACCAGCCACTTACCAGCTGAAACCCCTCCAGCTGGATGGCTTCCTGTAACGGTTGGAATAATACGCAAACTCTGCTCCAGTCTAAAAGACCCACATTACTTTGACCTTGTCTACCTCCCCAACGTCTTTTTGAGCTTGTCTTCTGAAgctcagccacactggcctctgctATGCGTTGAACAGGTCAGGTTCTTTTCCAACTCTATACTCACTGTTTCCTGTGCCCAGAAAGCTCTTCCTCCCAGACTTTGCAAGACTTACTCCTTACTTCatccaggtctctgctcaaatatcacctctttGGAGAAGACTTTCTGACCGCTCACCCCATAATCTTACCACTATCtcctatcttgtttattttttatagtgcTCATTAATCCCTGAACTTCTTAAGaagtatttatttgtttctgtctATATCCCCCCAAAGAATGAAAATGTATTACTGGCAAGGACTTTTCTGCCTTGTTTGCCCTAAGTGTCTAGGAAAAGTACTCAGTGATACTTGACAAATGAATGCATGCCTGAATAAATTTGCAAACTTCAGCAGAAAGTAAGAGATGGGATGTAGAAAGACTGGGAGGTAAGCAGACAGTGGCTCAGGTAAAGCGTGTTATTTAAACAAATTCAAAGCTGTGATACACTTTCAGGAGCAGAATAAGCAATAACAATGGGCGGGCACAGGGGAAGATGGCATAATGGACTTAGAAGGGCCTCTCTAGTCAGAAAGAAATCTCTGCCATGATCTATGTCTGTTGTCCAAAACAGTAGCCCTGCCACAAGTGATAATCGAGCCCTTAAAACGTGGCTAGTGGAAGTAAGGAGCTggatattaattttctttaatttgaattcacagtaaatagccacatgtagctgGAGGCTATAGAATCGGCAAAGCTCTAGAAGCTGAAGGATCCCTTCCCCCACTTGTGATTTCAGGATAATAATGCTTACCTCCCTGTGCTGCTCAGAGGgctaatgaaataaaaagtcTTGCCAAATGTCTGAAACATAGTTGGCCCTCAAAAAATAACAGCTACTATCATTATACAGAGCTGcaaattaaaatactttaagtCCAATGCATTTAAATAAGGCTTTAAAGTGCTGGAAACAGACTTCTATTAGTCTTTATCATAATTTTTTGTTTGCTGGAGTTAGTGGATAACCAATGTGTGGGTCTATATTTGAGCTcacaaactaaaaatagcaaaCAACCATTTTGGGATCTCATGAAGGCCTTTCAGAGATAGATGACTATTCCAGTGGACCAGCTTGCTGATACTTATAATGCTTATAACGAGCTACTTAGTGTTGACAACAGCTCATTTAGCATTTGTAAAATTTACATTTGTAACATTACTGTATTGTTTTCAAACAGTGTCACCTGCAACTTCCCAAATGATTTTGCATATGAGTAGTGTTTGCTTTAATCCTTACACTTAATAAAGGGAAACACATTTACTTATTGGAAACATTATGTTGAACTCTTTAAACTGGTTTGGAcataaaattacttattttttcctcATCAGTGGCTCACCATATGTTTTTCCCTACTGaatccagaaaataaaattaacacagCTATAGAACATAAGCAGACCCTTATAACTAACCCTTGGGAATAATCTAGTCtaataataaaattacatatttgttCAGAATAAGCACGGTGCTTATTTTTAGGCCGAGAGAATTTGCAGCCCAAAGCAGTAGAGGTGAGAGCCTCATTCCACAGTCCCTGCCTAAGTGCCTGGTGGGGACTGAGTCCGGAAAAAGGACGGATGTATTTACTTTAAACGCATGTTTAACGGAATTAAGAAAAGTTGAAGTTCTTATTAAAGACACCGATCAATCTGCATCAGCTGGAAGCCACCTCACAGGCATTGAAAAAGTGCCCTAGGGCACAATTTAAATGAGACTGCAGTAGAAAGGGAAAGCAAATTGGCTTTTTTACAAGGAAGCCGCTCCTAGCTGCCCTCCTAGCATTGCTGTTTCAAATGCAGATGCTTCCACCCCCACTGTGGGTCTGGGCGAGTAGAAGCGGCAGAGGTCGAAGACCCCGAAATACTAAGATGAGGTGTTGTAAAGACTTACCTATGGGCATCACTAAGAAAAAAGGCAGCCAGCAGAGGACGAAGCAGCCGACCACGATGCCCAGCGTTTTGGCCGCTTTCTTCTCCCGGGAGAACTTGAGAAGCCTCACCGAGAAGTGCGTCTTGTTCTTGGTGCTGGACATGCCGCTGCCTCTCACCGGGGCGTTTTTCCGATGGATGCGGAGCGTCACCTGTTCCGAGTCCGACTTGTCGGTCTTGAGGCCGGACTTGAGGCCGCGGCTCTCCCTCTTGGCCACCACGTAGACCCGGCAGTACATGACCAGGATGATGGCCAGCGGCACGTAGAAGGAGCCCAGCGCGGAGAAGAGCACGTAGCCCGGCTCCTCCGTGATCTGGCAGACCGTCTCGTCCTCGGGGGCCGGCTGCCTCCAGCCGAACAGAGGCCCGATGGAGATGACCAGGGAGAGCGCCCAGGCGCAGAGCAGAGCCATGACGCCCCTCTTCTGGGTGACGATGGTGGGGTAGCGCAGCGGGTAGCTCACGCCGATGTAGCGGTCGATGGAGATGATGCAGAGGCCCAGGATGGACGCGGTGGAGCACAGGACGTCCACCGCCGCCCAGATGTTGCAGAAGACCCTGCCAAAGGCCCAGTAGCCCAGGATCTCGAAGATGGCGGAGAAGGGCAGCACCGTGGAGGTGAGTAGGAGGTCGGCCACCGCCAGGTTGACGATGTAGTAGTGAGTGACCGAGTGCAGATGCCGGTGGCAGGCCACGGAGAGGATCACTAGGATGTTCCCTAGCACCCCGAAAATGATGAGGCCCCCCAAGATCACCCCGAGCAGAATGGCCTTGGAAATGTTCACCGGGGCCGGCGGGTGGGTGCAGTTGGAACTGTCGGAGGCATTTCCAGCGAGAAACACCATGGTCCCAGCAGGGGCCGGGCGACGTCCGGCTCCCGAGGGCCACCCCCGCGCGGGGGTGGGGGCGAGAGCGAGGGAGCAGGAAGTCAAAAGGTCTCGGCTCTGCGGGGCCTTGCCCACTGGGGCTGGCAGGGGGTGAGAGAGTGCGCGAGGGTGGGAAGCAACCCTGGCCAGCCCTGGACACTGTCAGAAGGCCACGCAAAGGGGCAGGGCAGTAAAGGCGACATGGCCAGGGGCGTGCGGGGCTGACCGCTCTGGCCTTCTCCCCCCGCTGCACTGTCCCCAGACCCCAACTCCTTCCCTACTGTGGCTGAAATTGCAATTGCAAGAATTATGGGAGTCCGCTCCTCTGCACTGTCGGATTCGTCCTGGTTAGGAGACTCGGCATTCTGCATGTGATTTGGAATTCAAAAATGCAGCGCCAGGCTCCCCACCAAACCACAGCCAAGTACCGGTTTGCCGTCGACCCTCAAAGCCGGGTGCCGTTGGCATCCGGGCTCTTCTCCCCGCGCGCAGTGTGGCTGGCCGCGCTGGACTCGTGCTGGATCCAGCCTCCAGGCTCGCAGGCCGGGGCCCGCGGACGTGAAATGTTTGCCAAGCCGGGCGGCTGCGGAGCCCTGGGTGCCCGCGCGGTCCTGAAAGAGCGCAAAGAGAAGGGCGGTGTCAGTCAGGCGTCCTGCGGAGGAGGCCGTGCCCTGCTCGACGGGCGGTCGGACCGGCTGGGAGCCCCGCCGGCGCTGGGTCCTGGAGCGGCTGGTCCGGGCGCACGGCGGCGCGGGAGGGGACCGTGCGCCGTGGCCCCGCCGCTGGGAACCTGCCCCGGCACCCGCCGCGCGGCCTCTGGCCGGGGTCAAAATCCGAAGCAAACAAACCCCAAGCTGCAGCGCCCGGCGGCCGGGCGGCGAAATTAAAATCCCGAAGTCTGCCCGCCAGGCGCAACCGAAGCGGGTGTGTGTGGCGCGCAGAGCCGAGCGGGTAGAAACCAGCGGATCTACCCGGTTTCCGTTCGAACAGGTTGCCTCGCAGTCACCTGGAGGGGGCGGCCTGGGAAAGGGAAGCGCTGCGACCCAGGGACCTCAGGGCCAGTGCCACGCGCACGCTCACGCGGGAGAAATTCACACCGGGGTGCGGTGCTCGCCAGTCTGTTGACCAGTCACGCCGCCTGGGAGCCTGGCCCCGAGCGAAGCCCAGCGAGGCCCGAGGGCTGAGCGCGACCTGGGTCGGTCCAGGACTCCTTTCCGAGACGCAGGGTCAGCGGTCCCGGGGGACTCCAGCTTCCAGCCACACCCGGGCGGGCTGCTGGGGtgcaagggggtgggggggggctcGCTCTGCAGAAGGGGCTTTGCCAGTGGCAGTCACTGCGGATTTTGTAGGCGTAGAGATCATGCCCGCGCGCCAGCGGACAGAGGACTGCCTCGAATTTTCTGGGCTGGGGGCTACGGTCTGCGTAAGAAACCTAGGTTTCCACAGCTGCAGACCACAGGGACTCGGGCAGGAGTGCTAGGAGTGGGGTGCCTTCTGGAGCTGGGGCCTGAGCCTCAACCGCCGGCGCAGGCTATTGTGAAAATGACAAGTTGACGAGCTCACAGGTGGTACTAAAAGCAACTGCAGAACCCCGTAGTTTCCAGAGGAGAACCGCCTCTGGCATTAGGTACAGGGTTAAAAACACACTTTTTAAGTGGACGGTAACTTCCCAAAATATATAAGggaaatggggtggggtggggatgcagGTGTCAGAGCGGGTGAAAAAGCTGGAGGCGCTTGAGAGAAAATGGGGGTTCCGTCTGGCCCGGAGGCCGAGGGAGATTCTCCCGCGCCCAGCGCGCCGCGCACTCACCTGGAGCGCTGCGTCACCGCCACCCGTCCGGGCGCCGGGGAGCCGGCCTGGGTTGCGTCCCAGGAGCAGCCCTGCAGCCTCGACTCCGGATAAGAGGGGACCGTCTCTCCGAGGAAACGATTCCAAGTCCTTTCGCACCCGCTGACTCACCCCTTCACCACAGTTGTCTTTACGCTCCTGACTCCTATCGCTTTACctggagattttaaaataaagagtgaaaaaataggaaaagaaacaaaaaattcagcCAACCGTAACTCCACGTTTACCTTCTTAGTATTTAGCTCCCCGACATCTGCAAAGAACCGCAAGCAACTTTGCAGCTCTCGCTGACGTCACACAGGCAGTAGCACAAGCTAGTACCGTAATCTCCGGCTGTTACCGTATTACTCTGTGGCAACGGACCCACGCGCACAGCCTCTTGTTTCGGCGATTTGGGTGCTTGATTTACTtgaaaaggtgtgtgtgtgtgtttgggggagcCGTGGGAGGGTTTTTATTTGCAGTGAATACTTCTTTAAATgacataacttttaaaataaagaaaaatcgaCACTGGCCAGGCAGCTATCACTGAATATTGTGTTCAGAAGTGACCACCAGTTAGTTTTGAACAGCTTGATTTGATCAACATTTGGACTAGGTTCTGTTAAAATCAAGAAGCACATTTTTATGCCAAGTAGCAggtaaattatattatttgtggATGTTTTAAGATGCAAGTAAAAtcagataaaaattaataaatctgatcgtaataaaattataattccaGGAAGAGAAAGTGAGCATATCTAAACCTTATTAAATGTGATCCATGTCTCATTTCTTTAGCCAAATAGGTTTAAAGAGAATTATGGTCCCTCTGTACTTGGGAGTATAGATCTttcttcaagaccctgcttttaattattttgggtATACACCTAAAAGTGGacttgctgaatcatatggtaattctatttttaattttggggaaaTTGCCATTCTGATgtccacagcagctgtaccattttacatccccactgacagtgcacaagggttccaatttctccacatccttgtagGAATGTTGTTTTGCAGTTCTCTAATGATGAGtaatgttcagcatcttttcatgtgcttgttggccatttgtatatcttctttgaacaAATGTCTgtttaagtcctttgcccattttttaattggattgtcttttgGAAGTGAgttttgggaattttttaatgtattctggGTATTCATCTGCTATGAATTAAATGATTTGCATGAATTTTCTTCCATACAGTAGGCTGTATTTTCGCCTTTCTAGATGGTCTCTTTTGATGTGCAAAAgttctttattttgataaaatctaattgatctattttttctttttttgcctgtgCTTTTAGTGTCAGATCCATTAAATGGTTGCCAAATCCActgtcatgaagattttccctattttatgctaagaattttatagtCTTAGCTCTTTAAGTGTAgatctttgggttttttttgagttaatttttatgtttggTATAAGGTAAGGGTCAGACTGGCATAAAAATTTCCAGTTTTCCaagcactgtttgttgaaaagactgctctTTGATcactgaatggtcttggcacccttctCAAAACATCAGTTGGCCGTatatgtaagggtttatttctgggctttttattcgattccatttttctgtgtgtttgtccATTTGTCAGTATCACATGCTTTAATTACTGTAGTATTGTAGTAAGTTTCAAAGTTGAGAAGTGTGAGTTCTccaactttattattctttttcaagatttgtTTGGCTATTTTTGCAATTCCACATGAATTAGAGGACtggctttctcatttctgtgaaaaaggctgttgaaattttgatagaaattgctttgaatctgtaggtcACTCTGGTTTTATTGACATTTCTAACAATGCTGTCTTCTTGTTCATGAACCTACTTCGTTTATTTAGGTCTctaattttaccatttatttttgaagtaatgaaaatgttctagaaatagatggtgatgatggttatacaactttgtgaatatgcTGGAAACCACCAacatgtacactttaaaaggtgAACTTTTGGGTGTGTGAATtataccctgttccatgaggtctgttcttttctccaagcATATGCAGTCTGGCgtagccttctttcctcttgctctttcagaactagttgtattaattatattttcatattatatgtagttttgggaggtgGTTACTGTCTCAtttctcacgctgccatctttaatcccttctgATTAGACTACACTATTATTTGATTTgactttaatattattttaaaaatatgtacacaaaTGGCTTGCTCATCCATAAACGGAATTTTATGTTGTAGAAGAACTATACTGGGTGAGGTGACAGGAAATCTGGGTTCACTCTGATTACTAAGTCACTTGT
The DNA window shown above is from Manis javanica isolate MJ-LG chromosome 3, MJ_LKY, whole genome shotgun sequence and carries:
- the ADRA1A gene encoding alpha-1A adrenergic receptor isoform X4; translation: MVFLAGNASDSSNCTHPPAPVNISKAILLGVILGGLIIFGVLGNILVILSVACHRHLHSVTHYYIVNLAVADLLLTSTVLPFSAIFEILGYWAFGRVFCNIWAAVDVLCSTASILGLCIISIDRYIGVSYPLRYPTIVTQKRGVMALLCAWALSLVISIGPLFGWRQPAPEDETVCQITEEPGYVLFSALGSFYVPLAIILVMYCRVYVVAKRESRGLKSGLKTDKSDSEQVTLRIHRKNAPVRGSGMSSTKNKTHFSVRLLKFSREKKAAKTLGIVVGCFVLCWLPFFLVMPIGMRQLYIMTEPSVGPERLGELPRIPGQ
- the ADRA1A gene encoding alpha-1A adrenergic receptor isoform X3, with the protein product MVFLAGNASDSSNCTHPPAPVNISKAILLGVILGGLIIFGVLGNILVILSVACHRHLHSVTHYYIVNLAVADLLLTSTVLPFSAIFEILGYWAFGRVFCNIWAAVDVLCSTASILGLCIISIDRYIGVSYPLRYPTIVTQKRGVMALLCAWALSLVISIGPLFGWRQPAPEDETVCQITEEPGYVLFSALGSFYVPLAIILVMYCRVYVVAKRESRGLKSGLKTDKSDSEQVTLRIHRKNAPVRGSGMSSTKNKTHFSVRLLKFSREKKAAKTLGIVVGCFVLCWLPFFLVMPIAFVKQANSLPLVLDGNVVKGSKEKREGRKRSWSEKEENQLEGGK
- the ADRA1A gene encoding alpha-1A adrenergic receptor isoform X2 is translated as MVFLAGNASDSSNCTHPPAPVNISKAILLGVILGGLIIFGVLGNILVILSVACHRHLHSVTHYYIVNLAVADLLLTSTVLPFSAIFEILGYWAFGRVFCNIWAAVDVLCSTASILGLCIISIDRYIGVSYPLRYPTIVTQKRGVMALLCAWALSLVISIGPLFGWRQPAPEDETVCQITEEPGYVLFSALGSFYVPLAIILVMYCRVYVVAKRESRGLKSGLKTDKSDSEQVTLRIHRKNAPVRGSGMSSTKNKTHFSVRLLKFSREKKAAKTLGIVVGCFVLCWLPFFLVMPIGNRREDWKSYERRRRFCELEQPAKSLEELGHLSGSGRQENSSNNQSPSSARILQSATKRHRLHRPLAVLFSPRDTWQRSQLTHLDQMSGVLFPPLRANPRYSR
- the ADRA1A gene encoding alpha-1A adrenergic receptor isoform X1, with product MVFLAGNASDSSNCTHPPAPVNISKAILLGVILGGLIIFGVLGNILVILSVACHRHLHSVTHYYIVNLAVADLLLTSTVLPFSAIFEILGYWAFGRVFCNIWAAVDVLCSTASILGLCIISIDRYIGVSYPLRYPTIVTQKRGVMALLCAWALSLVISIGPLFGWRQPAPEDETVCQITEEPGYVLFSALGSFYVPLAIILVMYCRVYVVAKRESRGLKSGLKTDKSDSEQVTLRIHRKNAPVRGSGMSSTKNKTHFSVRLLKFSREKKAAKTLGIVVGCFVLCWLPFFLVMPIGSFFPDFKPSETVFKIAFWLGYLNSCINPIIYPCSSQEFKKAFQNVLRIQCLRRKQSSKHALGYTLHPPSQALEGQHKDLVRIPVRSGETFYKISKTEGVCEWKFLSSVPRESARITVAKDQSACTTARVRSKSFLQVCCCMGPSTPSHGENHQVPTIKIHTISLSETGEEV
- the ADRA1A gene encoding alpha-1A adrenergic receptor isoform X5 is translated as MVFLAGNASDSSNCTHPPAPVNISKAILLGVILGGLIIFGVLGNILVILSVACHRHLHSVTHYYIVNLAVADLLLTSTVLPFSAIFEILGYWAFGRVFCNIWAAVDVLCSTASILGLCIISIDRYIGVSYPLRYPTIVTQKRGVMALLCAWALSLVISIGPLFGWRQPAPEDETVCQITEEPGYVLFSALGSFYVPLAIILVMYCRVYVVAKRESRGLKSGLKTDKSDSEQVTLRIHRKNAPVRGSGMSSTKNKTHFSVRLLKFSREKKAAKTLGIVVGCFVLCWLPFFLVMPIGLPSDHF